The DNA region GAGCTTGCCGCGCGGGTCGATCTCACCGATCTCGACCTGGACCTTCTGGCCGACAGCCAGCACGTCCTCGACGTTCTCCACGCGCTTGCCGCCGACGAGCTTGCGGATCTGCGAGATGTGCAGGAGGCCGTCCTTGCCGGGTGACAGCGACACGAACGCACCGAAGGTCGTCGTCTTGACCACTGTGCCGACGAAGCGCTCGCCGATCTCGGGCATGTGCGGGTTGGCGATCGCGTTGATCATCGTCCGCGCAGCCTCGGCCGACGGTCCGTCGGTCGCGCCGATGTAGACGGTCCCGTCGTCCTCGATCGAGATGTCAGCACCGGTCTGCTCCTGGATCTCCTTGATCATCTTGCCCTTCGGCCCGATGACCTCACCGATCTTGTCGACCGGAACCTGCACGCTGATCACCCGCGGCGCGTACGGCGACATCTCGTCCGGGACGTCGATCGCCTCATTCATCACGTCGAGGATGAACATCCGGGCGTCGCGCGCCTGGGTCAGCGCACCGGCCAGGACCGAGGCCGGGATGCCGTCGAGCTTCGTGTCCAGCTGGATGGCCGTGACGAACTCGCGCGTGCCGGCGACCTTGAAGTCCATGTCGCCGAAGGCGTCCTCGGCACCGAGGATGTCCGTCAGCGCTGCGTAGCGCGTCTGGCCCTCGACGGTGTCGGAGATCAGGCCCATCGCGATGCCCGCGACCGGGGCGCGCAGCGGCACGCCGGCGTTGAGCAGCGACAGCGTGGACGCGCAGACCGAGCCCATCGAGGTCGAGCCGTTCGAGCCGAGTGCCTCGGAGACCTGGCGGATCGCGTACGGGAAGTCCTCACGCGACGGCAGCACCGGCATCAGGGCCCGCTCGGCGAGCGCACCGTGGCCGATCTCGCGACGCTTGGGCGAACCGACGCGGCCGGTCTCACCGGTCGAGTAGGGCGGGAAGTTGTAGTTGTGCATGTAGCGCTTGCGCGTCTCGGGCGCGAGCGTGTCGAGCTGCTGCTCCATCCGCAGCATGTTCAGCGTCGTGACCCCGAGGATCTGGGTCTCGCCACGCTCGAACAGGGCCGAGCCGTGCACCCGCGGGAGCACCTCGACCTCGGCGGACAGGGTGCGGATGTCGGCAAGGCCACGACCGTCGATGCGCACACCGTCACGCAGCACGCGCTGGCGGATGAGCTTCTTGGTCACGGCGCGGACGGCGGCCGACAGCTCCTTCTCACGTCCGTCGAACCCGTCCTTCAGGGCAGCGATCGCGGTGGCCTTGATCTCGTCCAGGCGGGTCTCACGGGTCTGCTTGTCCGCGATGGTCAGGGCCTCGGCGAGCGGGCCGGCGACCTCGGCGTCGATCGCCGCGTAGACGTCGTCCTGGTAGTCCAGGAAGCGCGGGAAGTCCTGGGTCGGCTTGGCGGCCCTCGCGGCGAGGTCGGCCTGCGCCTCGCACAGCGCACGCAGGAACGGCTTGGCGGCCTCGAGGCCCTCGGCGACGACCTCTTCGGTCGGTGCCGCAACGCCCTCGTTCTTGATCAGGTTCCAGGAGCCGACGGTGGCCTCGGCCTCGACCATCATGATCGCGACGTCCGGCGTGCCGTCCTCCGCGGTCACGACGCGGCCGGCGACGACCATGTCGAAGACGGCGCGCTCCTTCTCGCTGAACCGCGGGAAGGCGACCCACTGGCCGTCGACGAGCGCGATGCGCACGCCGGCGATCGGCCCCGTGAACGGCAGGCCCGAGAGCTGGGTGGACAGCGACGCGGCGTTGATCGCGAGCGTGTCGTAGGCGTCGTCCGGGTGCAGCGCCATCACCGTGATGACGACCTGGACCTCGTTGCGCAGGCCCTTGGCGAAGGTCGGGCGCAGCGGGCGGTCGATCAGCCGGCAGGCCAGGATCGCCTCGGTGGACGGGCGGCCCTCGCGGCGGAAGAACGATCCGGGGATGCGCCCGGCCGCGTACATGCGCTCCTCGACGTCAACCGTCAGAGGGAAGAAGTCGAACTGCTCCTTGGGGTGCCGACCGGCCGTGGTGGCCGACAGCAGCATCGTGTCGCCGTCCAGGTACGCGACGGCGGAGCCGGCGGCCTGACGAGCGAGACGACCGGTCTCGAAACGGACGGTGCGGGTGCCGAATCGACCGTTGTCGATGATGGCTTCGGCGAACTGGATCTCGGGTCCCTCCATGGGATCCCCTCCTCATATCGAAGTGCCCGGCTTCAGGTTGCGGTCTTCGATCGAGGTCCTCGGATCACATGATCCGCGAGCCACTACCGAGGACCGGACGCCGGTTCCGGGCTGTACTGGTTTCAGTTGTGGTGCAGCATCCAGCTGTGGTCCAGCGTTCGGCTGCCGTGCGGCGGCCCATCCGGGCCTGACACCGGACCAGCCCGGACCCGTCCGGGTCCGGGCTGGTCCGGGACGATCAGCGGCGCAGACCGAGACGCTCGATCAGGCTGCGGTAGCGGTTGATGTCCACCTTCTGCAGGTAGCCCAGCAGCCGACGGCGCTGGCCGACCAGCAGGAGCAGGCCACGACGCGAGTGGTGGTCGTGCTTGTGCTCCTTGAGGTGCTCGGTCAGGTCCTTGATGCGCTGCGTCAGCATCGCGATCTGGACCTCAGGAGAACCTGTGTCGTTCGGCGTCGTTGCGTACTCGGTCATGATCTGCTGCTTGGTGGCGGCATCGAGGGGCACAGGATCTCCTTGGGAACTCGTTGCGCGGTGCTACGGGGCATGTCCACCCGGGCGCTATGTATCCGCGGCCGATCTGACGGCGCTTGCACCTTACCAGTCGATGACCTCAGTCAGCGACCGAGGGGTGCACCACGAGGGGCCCGCCGGCCAGGCGCTGCACCGTCTGAGCCACGTCCTGGTCCATCTGCGTGACGAGGGCCTCGACCGAGTCGAAGCGGACCGTCGGCCGCAGCAGGTCGACGAACTCGACGACGACCTCCTCGTCGTACAGGTCGAGGTCCGTCCGGTTCGGCACGTGCGCCTCGACCCTGCGCTGCAGACCGTCGAAGGTCGGGTTGGTCCCGACCGAGATCGCCGCCGGGAGGTACCCGTCCGGCTGGTCCGACGGATGGTCGACCCGCCGCAGCCAGCCGACGTAGACGCCGTCCGCAGGCACCATGCCCGTCAGGTCCTGGGACAGGTTCGCGGTCGGGAAGCCCAGGCCCCGGCCCCGCGCGTCCCCGTGCACGACGACGCCGCGCACGCGGTGCGGCCGGCCGAGGATCCGTGCGGCGCTGACCACGTCCCCCTCGGCGAGCAGCTCGCGCACCCAGGTCGACGACCAGCGTCGGGCACCCGGACCCGCGAGGTCGCCGTGCACGTCCTGCAGGACCTCGACCTCGAAGCCGTACCGTCGTCCGAGCGCGGTCAGCGTCGCGAGGTCGCCGGCGTTGTCCCGACCGAAGCGGACGTCGTGACCGACCACGACAGTGCTCGCGCGCAGGCCCTGGACCAGGTAGCGCCGGACGAAGTCCTCCGGCGTGGTCTGCGCGAAGTCGAGGCTGTACTCGAGCAGGAGGACGGCGTCCAGGCCCGTCTCGGCGAGGAGCTCGAGCCGGTCGGCGATCCCGGTGATCAGGTCGGGTGCGGACTCCGGCCGGTGCACCTGGGCCGGGTGGGGGTGGAAGGTCACGGCGACCGCGGCACCGCCGACCGCTCGGGCGTCGGCAACCATCCGGGTCAGCACGGTCCGGTGCCCGCGGTGCACCCCGTCGAAGTTCCCGAGCGTCACGATCGACGGCCCGAAATCGGCCGGGACCTGGCTCAGGTCGGTCCAGCGCTGCACGCGTGCTCCTGATCTGCGGCTCCTCGCCGCGTCCTGCGGGGGTACTGCTCTGTGGGGGTACTGCTCTGCGGCTGCACGGCTCTGCGGCTGCACGGCTCTGCGGCGGGCACCAGCCTGCCACCGATCACCGACCGCTCGTGGCCGGCCGCCGTCGGTGTGTCAGGCGGGCGCGAGCACGAGCACCGGCCGCGAACCCTCGCCGTCGTCCGCGAGCAGCGCGACCAGGGTGCCGTCCGGGGCGAACGCCGCCACCGGGCTGGTCGCCGTCCCGGCCGGACCGGAGGGTGCGGTCGGCAGGCGCTTGCCGTAGGACAGCGCCCGCGCCTCGGCCTCGTCGAGCTCACGGGCCGGGAAGATGGCCCGGGCAGCGTCAGCGACGGGCAGGACGGTGAAGTCCGCAGCGAGCTCGTCGAGCGTGCGTGCGACGTCGAGGCCGTAGCCACCGACGCGCGTGCGTCGCAGTGCCGTGAGGTGTCCCCCGACGCCGAGACCGGCCCCGAGGTCACGCGCGAGTGCCCGGACGTAGGTGCCGGACGAGCACACCACCGTGACGTCGACGTCGACGGCCGGTGACCCGCCACCGGGCTCGGCGGGGACCCTGCGGACATCGTGGACGTCGAAGCTGCGCACCGTGACCGGCCGCGCGGCGAGCTCGACCTGCTCGCCGGCCCGCACCCGGGCGTAGGCCCGTCGACCGTCGACCTTGATCGCGCTGACCGAGCTCGGCACCTGGTCGATCGCCCCGGTCAGCACGGCGATCCCCGCGTCGATCGCCGCCCGGTCGACACCGGACGCATCGGCGCAGGTCAGGACCTCGCCCTCGGCGTCGTCCGTGGTGGTGCTCACACCCAGGCGGATCGTGGCGCGGTACTCCTTGTCCGCGCCGACGACGAAGGTCAGCAGCCGGGTGGCCCGCTCGATGCCGAGCACCAGGACTCCGGTGGCCATCGGGTCGAGCGTCCCGGCGTGACCGACCTTGCGGGTACCGGCGAGCCGTCGCACCCGTGCCACGACGTCATGGCTGGTCAGACCGGCCGGCTTGTCGACCACGACCAGGCCGTCGGTCGCCACGTCAGTGCGCGGACGGCTCGACGGTGCCGATCGACGGCGCGAGGCCGGACCCGTCGGCGGGCTCGTCGCCCGACTCGTCCTCGCCCGACTCGTCCTCGTCCGGCGCCGGACGCCGGTACGGGTCGGACTCACCGGCGTAGGTCGCCGCGGAGGCGAGCGCAGCGACCTCGGCATCGCGCGCCGCGGCTGCCCGCAGCGCGTCCTCGAGGTGTTGAGCGGTCTCCTGGACGGCGTCGGCGATGAACTCGAGCGTCGGGGTCAGGCGGATGCCGGTCTGCTTGCCCACCTCGGAGCGGATGAGCCCCTTGGCGCTCTCGAGCGCCGCCGCACTGGCCGTCCGAGCCTCCTCGTCGCCGAGGACGGTGTAGAAGATCGACGCGTGCTGCAGGTCGCCGGTCACCCGGACGTCGGTGACGGTGACGAAGCCGAGTCGCGGGTCCTTGACCCTGGTGTCGAGCATCTGCGCGACGATCTTCTGGATCCGCTCGGCCAGCTTGCGGGCCCTGGGGTGGTCGACCATGACGTTCCTTCCTGCTGGTCCGGTACGAGCGCCAGGGGGACGACGCCACGCACATGGCGGCATCGTCCCCCTGGCCTCAGGTCAGCTGCGCGGCTTCTCGCGCAGCTCGTAGGTCTCGACCACGTCGTCGACCTGGAGGTCGTTGTACGACCCCAGCCCGATACCGCACTCGTATCCCTCGCGAACCTCTGTCGCGTCGTCCTTGAACCGCTTGAGCGACTCGATGGACAGGTTCTCCGCGACGATGTCGTTCCCGCGCCGGACGCGGGCCTTGCTGTTGCGCCGGATCGTGCCGGAGCGCACCAGCGAGCCGGCGATGTTGCCGAACTTGCTCGACCGGAAGATCTCGCGCACCTCGGCGGTACCGAGCTGCACCTCTTCGTACTCCGGCTTGAGCATGCCCTTGAGGGCCGACTCGACGTCGTCGATCGCCTGGTAGATGACCGAGTAGAACCGGACGTCGACACCCTCGCGCTCGGCGAGCTCCTCGACGCGCTCGGCGTACTTGACGTTGAAGCCGATGATGATCGCGTTGTCGACGGTCGCCAGGTTGACGTCGTTCTGCGTGATGGCACCCACCCCACGGTGGATGACGCGCAGATCGACCTCCTCGCCGACATCGATCTTGAGCAGGGCATCCTCGAGGGCCTCGACGGCACCCGAGACATCGCCCTTGAGGACGAGGTTGAGCGTCTCGACCTTGCCCAGCTGCAGAGCCTGGGTGAAGTCCTCGAGGCTGATCCGCTTGCGACGCTTGGCCAGCAGCGCAGCACGCTCGGCTGCCTCTCGCTTCTCGGCGATCTGGCGCGCGGTGCGGTCGTCCGGCGCCACCAGGAAGGTGTCACCGGCGCGGGGCACCGACGTCAGACCGAGGACCATGACCGGGCGTGCCGGGGTGGCCTCGGTGAGGGTGTTGCCGTGCTCGTCGAACATCGCACGGACCCGGCCGTAGGCCGTGCCGGCGACGATCGAGTCGCCGACGTGCAGCGTGCCGGACTGCACCAGGACGGTTGCGACAGCGCCGCGGCCCTTGTCCAGGTTGGCCTCGACCGCGACGCCACGGGCGTCCTTGTCGGCGTTGGCCCGCAGGTCGAGCGCCGCATCGGCGGTGAGCAGGACGGCCTCGATGAGCTCGTCGATACCGGTGCGCTTGAGCGCGGAGATGTCGACGAACATCGTGTCGCCGCCGTACTCCTCGGCGACCAGGTTGTACTCGGTGAGCTGCTGGCGGATCTTGGCGGGGTTGGCCCCCTCCTTGTCCACCTTGTTGACCGCGACGACGATCGGCACGCCGGCCGACTGCGCATGGTTGAGCGCCTCGATCGTCTGCGGCATCACGCCGTCGTCGGCCGCGACCACGAGGATCGCGATGTCGGTGACCTGCGCACCACGTGCACGCATGGCCGTGAAGGCCTCGTGACCCGGGGTGTCGATGAAGGTGACCGCGCGGTCGATGCCCTCGTGCTCGGTGCGGATCTGGTAGGCGCCGATGTGCTGCGTGATCCCACCGGCCTCGCCTGCGACGACGTCCGCCGAGCGGATCGCGTCGAGCAGCTTGGTCTTGCCGTGGTCGACGTGACCCATCACCGTCACGACCGGCGGACGCGCGGTCAGCTGGTCGTCGCTCTCCTCGGCGAGCTCGGCCTCGAGGTCGATGTCGAAGGACCCGAGCAGCTCGCGGTCCTCCTCCTCGGCGGAGACCATCTCGATCCGGTAGCCGAGCTCGGCTGCCAGCGTGTTGAACGTGTCCTCGTCGAGGGACTGCGTGGCGGTCGCCATCTCACCGAGGTGGAACAGCACCGTCACGAGGCTCGCGGGGTTCGCGTCGATCTTGTCGGCGAAGTCGTTGAGCGAGGACCCGAAGCGCAGCCGCACGATCGTGCTGCCGTCACCGCGGGGAACCTGCACGCCACCCAGCGAGGGGGCCTGCATCTGCTCGAACTCCTGCCGCTTCGCACGCTTCGACTTCCGTCCGCGTACGGGCCGGCCACCGGCGCGCCCGAAGGCACCCTGGGTGCTGCCGCGACCTGCGCCGCGACCGCCACCACCGGGACGACCGGCGAAGCCGCCACCACCGGCACCGCCGGGACCCCCTGGGGCGCCACCACCGGCACCGCCACCGGGACGGCCGGCGTAGCCGCCGCCACCTCCACCGGGACGACCGCCACCACCGGCGCGACCGGCGCCCGCGCCGGCACCTGCACCGGGACGGCTCACCGCACTGCGGCCCGGCATCATGCCGGGGTTCGGACGGGGACCACCGGGACCGGCAGCGGGCGGACGAGGACCGCCCGGACGCTCACCGGCTGCGGTGGTCTCACCGCGGGTGCTGCCGGGACGCGGCATGCCCTGGCTGGGCGCGAACGGGTTGTTGCCCGGACGCGGGGCACCCCCACGGCCGCCCTGACGGGGCATGCCCTGGCTGGGCGCGAACGGGTTGTTGCCCGGACGCGGTCCACCCGGACGGGGACCGGCGGCCGGAGCGGCCGGCGCTGCGGGCGCAGCAGGCGCGCTCTGCACCGGACGCGGACCCGGCGACGGGGCTGCGGGCGCTGCGGCCTCCGAGGGGGCCTCGGTGCGCGCGGCAGGAGCCTCGACGGCGGCGACCTGCGGGGCCGGTGTGCTGGGGACGCTCGGCTGGACAGCCGGAGCGGGAGCAGCCGGTTCGGCTGCGCTCGGGGCGGCGGGTGCCGCGGGCTTGCGGGCGGCCGGCGTGCGAGGCGCTGACGCCTCGGGTGCCTGGGCCTGCCCGACGGGATAGGCGTCGCGCAGCTTGCGGACGACGGGGGGTTCGATGGTCGACGAAGCCGACCGGACGAACTCTCCGAGCTCACCAAGCTTGGCCATGATGGCCTTGCTCTCGACGCCGAGCTCCTTAGCGAGCTCGTAGACGCGGACCTTTGCCACAACTCTCCTGTCTCGGTCCGCCCGGACAGGGTCGGACCGTCGTTAGTGCTGGGTACTCATCGCTGGGTACTCATCGGGTTTCCATCGGCTTCCAACCCGCTTTCCTGCTCGATGAACGACGGACGTACAGCGTGTGCTGGTCGACCTGGTCGACCGGCACCGGTCATCCTGCGACCTGCGCGGACTCGAGGAACGCCCGGACGGGTGTCACGTCCAGCGGCCCTGTGCGCAGGGCACGGGGGAACGCTCGACGCCGTTCGGCGAGCTCGAGGCACCGCAGGTCGGCGTGCAACCACGCACCCCGACCGGGTCTGGAGCGCTCCGTGTCGACGACGACCGAGGACGAACCCTGGTCACCACCGACCTGGACCACTCGCAGCAGGACGGACCGAAGGCCTCGTTCCCGGCACCCCACACACGTTCGCAGGGGACCTGCGAGCGGGGCCACAGCGAAACTCACGGCGTGGTCGGCGCCGTCTGCAGCACGTTCGGGGAGCCGGACCCGTGGCCCAGCCTCGGGCAGTCTACCGCCCCGGCTCACGAAACGTGACCCGAGGGATCCTCCGGCGTCTCAGGGCTGCCGGCCGGGTCGCCGTCCCGGCCGCCGGTGGCCCCGCCCGGTGTCCCGCCCTCGTCGGACCGGATGTCGATCCGCCAGCCGGTCAGCTTGGCGGCGAGCCGGGCGTTCTGCCCCTCCTTGCCGATGGCGAGCGACAGCTGGTAGTCGGGCACGACGACGCGGGCCGACCGCGCCTCGGCGTCCACGATGGTCACCGAGCTCACCCGGGCCGGGGACAGCGCGTTCGCCACCAGCTGGGCCGGGTCGTCGCTGTGGTCGATGATGTCGATCTTCTCGCCGTGCAGCTCGGCCATCACGGCCCGCACGCGCGCACCCATCGGACCGATGCAGGCACCCTTGGCGTTGAGTCCCGCCACCGAGGTCCGCACCGCGATCTTGGTGCGGTGCCCGGCCTCCCGGGCGATGGCCGTGATCTCCACCGAACCGTCGGCGACCTCCGGCACCTCGAGCGCGAACAGCTTCTTGACGAGCCCCGGGTGGGTGCGCGACAACGTGATCGACGGCCCCTTGGCCCCGCGCGAGACGTCGAGGACGTACGCCCGCAGGCGCTCACCGTGCACGTAGTGCTCGGTCGGCACCTGCTCGTGCGCCGGCAGCACCGCCTCCGTCCCGCGGACGGCGACGAGCACGGTGCGTGGGTCGCGGCCCTGCTGGATGACGCCGGCCAGGACCTCCCCCTCGGTCCCGCGGAAGCTCCCGAGCACCTGCTCGTCCTCGGCGTCCCGCAGTCGCTGGACGATCACCTGGCGCGCGGTCGCGGTCGCCACCCGGCCGAACCCCGCCGGGGTGTCGTCGAACTCGGGACCGAGCGTGGTCGGGGCCAGGACCGGCGCAGGTGCCGGCTCGCCCGGCACCTGCGGGACCCGCTCGGCGGCCTCGCCCTCGATCTTCTCCCGGGCCCACACGGTCACGTGCCCGGACCTGCGGTCCACCTCGACGCGGGCGTCCTCGTGCGCACCCGGGGTGCGGTGGTAGGCGGACAGCAGGGCCTGCTCGATCGCGGAGACGAGGGTGTCGATGCTGATGTCCCGCTCGTGCTCCACGAGCCGCAGAGCCGTCATGTCGATGTCCATCAGTCCAGGTCCTCCTCGTCGTGGGGCCCCTCGTCGTGCACGTGCTTGAGCTCGACCTCGACTGCGGCGCGCGCGACCTGGGCGGGGTCGACCTGCACCACGGTGCCGGGCGCCGTCTCGACGTCGTACCCGTCGGCCTCGGCCGCGACCAGCCGGCCGTGGACGGTCGAGCCGTCCCGGAGCGTCAGCTGGACCAGCCGGGTCCGGGCGCGGCGGAAGTGGCGGAGCTCGGTCAGCGGCCGGTCGGTGCCGGGGGTGGAGACCTCCAGGACGTACTGGCCGTGCACCGGGTCCGCCGCGTCGAGGGCTGCGGAGATGTCCCGTGAGGCCGCGCCGAGGGTGTCGAGGTCGAGGCTGCCGATGGCGTCGTCGCCCAGGTCGAGCACGATCCGGACCACGGACCGCCGCCCGGCCGGGCTGACGTGGACGTCCTCGAGGACCAGACCGGCTGCCTCGGCGACGGGCTGGACAACTTCACGTACGCGCTGCGCGGGGTCTGTGCTCGCGGGCGTGACCATGTTCGCCTCCCGTGGGGTCGTGGCGGGCCACCCGACGTGGAATCGACCCTCTGGACTTGTCGCGGCCCAGCCTAACGACTCGGCGCGGGTGCGGCGTGGCAGGATCGCCCGCGATGACCCTTTCACGCGCTCCCCGACCCGACCCCCGCACCGGGCGCACCACGGTGCACGGCAGCCGCCACCGTGGCCTCGTCGTGCTGCTCGCGCTCGTCGTCGCGGCCACGGCCACCGGCTGCGGGCTGCGCCTGCAGACCCCGCCACCCGCCCCGCTCGTGCCCGACGAGGTGGAGGTCGTGCGGCAGCGCGCGACGGCGGACGCTGTCGCGCTCGAGGTGCTGGCCACGTCCGCCGCAGGTCACACGACCGATGCGACGGTCGCGGCACTGCTCGGCACGGTCACCGACGTCTGCGAGCAGCACCTCGTGGCCCTCGGCGGCATCTACGAGCCGACGCCGGAGGCCACCGCCGCTACCGCACCGGCCACTGCCGCACCCGACGGCACGGTGCCCGAAGACGCACCCGACGGCACGGTGCCCGAAGACGCAGTGACGGACGACACGGTGCCCGGTGCGGCTCCCACCCCCGACCCGAGCCCGAGCCCAGCCCAGGCCGACGCCGTCGACCCCGCGGCCGTGGTGGCCCTGCTCGTCGAGACGGCAGCGAGCGCCCAGGCCGACGCCGCCGCCGTTCCCGACGGTCCGCTGGCCCGCCTGCTCGCGTCGGTCGCGACCGCCCGGATGCTCGTCGCCGACGCCCTGCGCGTCGCTGCCGGGCTACCGCTCGACGGGCTCGACCCGGCCCTCACCGCACCCTTCGAGGTCCCGGACACCGTCCCCGGCGTCCCGGCGACCGCCCTGGTGACCC from Cellulomonas sp. KRMCY2 includes:
- the rimP gene encoding ribosome maturation factor RimP, producing the protein MVTPASTDPAQRVREVVQPVAEAAGLVLEDVHVSPAGRRSVVRIVLDLGDDAIGSLDLDTLGAASRDISAALDAADPVHGQYVLEVSTPGTDRPLTELRHFRRARTRLVQLTLRDGSTVHGRLVAAEADGYDVETAPGTVVQVDPAQVARAAVEVELKHVHDEGPHDEEDLD
- the infB gene encoding translation initiation factor IF-2 encodes the protein MAKVRVYELAKELGVESKAIMAKLGELGEFVRSASSTIEPPVVRKLRDAYPVGQAQAPEASAPRTPAARKPAAPAAPSAAEPAAPAPAVQPSVPSTPAPQVAAVEAPAARTEAPSEAAAPAAPSPGPRPVQSAPAAPAAPAAPAAGPRPGGPRPGNNPFAPSQGMPRQGGRGGAPRPGNNPFAPSQGMPRPGSTRGETTAAGERPGGPRPPAAGPGGPRPNPGMMPGRSAVSRPGAGAGAGAGRAGGGGRPGGGGGGYAGRPGGGAGGGAPGGPGGAGGGGFAGRPGGGGRGAGRGSTQGAFGRAGGRPVRGRKSKRAKRQEFEQMQAPSLGGVQVPRGDGSTIVRLRFGSSLNDFADKIDANPASLVTVLFHLGEMATATQSLDEDTFNTLAAELGYRIEMVSAEEEDRELLGSFDIDLEAELAEESDDQLTARPPVVTVMGHVDHGKTKLLDAIRSADVVAGEAGGITQHIGAYQIRTEHEGIDRAVTFIDTPGHEAFTAMRARGAQVTDIAILVVAADDGVMPQTIEALNHAQSAGVPIVVAVNKVDKEGANPAKIRQQLTEYNLVAEEYGGDTMFVDISALKRTGIDELIEAVLLTADAALDLRANADKDARGVAVEANLDKGRGAVATVLVQSGTLHVGDSIVAGTAYGRVRAMFDEHGNTLTEATPARPVMVLGLTSVPRAGDTFLVAPDDRTARQIAEKREAAERAALLAKRRKRISLEDFTQALQLGKVETLNLVLKGDVSGAVEALEDALLKIDVGEEVDLRVIHRGVGAITQNDVNLATVDNAIIIGFNVKYAERVEELAEREGVDVRFYSVIYQAIDDVESALKGMLKPEYEEVQLGTAEVREIFRSSKFGNIAGSLVRSGTIRRNSKARVRRGNDIVAENLSIESLKRFKDDATEVREGYECGIGLGSYNDLQVDDVVETYELREKPRS
- a CDS encoding bifunctional riboflavin kinase/FAD synthetase — translated: MQRWTDLSQVPADFGPSIVTLGNFDGVHRGHRTVLTRMVADARAVGGAAVAVTFHPHPAQVHRPESAPDLITGIADRLELLAETGLDAVLLLEYSLDFAQTTPEDFVRRYLVQGLRASTVVVGHDVRFGRDNAGDLATLTALGRRYGFEVEVLQDVHGDLAGPGARRWSSTWVRELLAEGDVVSAARILGRPHRVRGVVVHGDARGRGLGFPTANLSQDLTGMVPADGVYVGWLRRVDHPSDQPDGYLPAAISVGTNPTFDGLQRRVEAHVPNRTDLDLYDEEVVVEFVDLLRPTVRFDSVEALVTQMDQDVAQTVQRLAGGPLVVHPSVAD
- the rbfA gene encoding 30S ribosome-binding factor RbfA, with protein sequence MVDHPRARKLAERIQKIVAQMLDTRVKDPRLGFVTVTDVRVTGDLQHASIFYTVLGDEEARTASAAALESAKGLIRSEVGKQTGIRLTPTLEFIADAVQETAQHLEDALRAAAARDAEVAALASAATYAGESDPYRRPAPDEDESGEDESGDEPADGSGLAPSIGTVEPSAH
- a CDS encoding DUF4439 domain-containing protein, whose amino-acid sequence is MTLSRAPRPDPRTGRTTVHGSRHRGLVVLLALVVAATATGCGLRLQTPPPAPLVPDEVEVVRQRATADAVALEVLATSAAGHTTDATVAALLGTVTDVCEQHLVALGGIYEPTPEATAATAPATAAPDGTVPEDAPDGTVPEDAVTDDTVPGAAPTPDPSPSPAQADAVDPAAVVALLVETAASAQADAAAVPDGPLARLLASVATARMLVADALRVAAGLPLDGLDPALTAPFEVPDTVPGVPATALVTLVQSEDAIGMAWEIAAARTADDPRAYAEQRAEQHRERAQHWAELGAVQGTGLDPRRSSYALPAALTATASDPAAVTTALADLEVQLAQSYASLVAAADPDGRSALVDALRDASRASTRLTGVIPAFPGLPEHAA
- a CDS encoding YlxR family protein; this encodes MSRGGRLPEAGPRVRLPERAADGADHAVSFAVAPLAGPLRTCVGCRERGLRSVLLRVVQVGGDQGSSSVVVDTERSRPGRGAWLHADLRCLELAERRRAFPRALRTGPLDVTPVRAFLESAQVAG
- the rpsO gene encoding 30S ribosomal protein S15, which codes for MPLDAATKQQIMTEYATTPNDTGSPEVQIAMLTQRIKDLTEHLKEHKHDHHSRRGLLLLVGQRRRLLGYLQKVDINRYRSLIERLGLRR
- the nusA gene encoding transcription termination factor NusA produces the protein MDIDMTALRLVEHERDISIDTLVSAIEQALLSAYHRTPGAHEDARVEVDRRSGHVTVWAREKIEGEAAERVPQVPGEPAPAPVLAPTTLGPEFDDTPAGFGRVATATARQVIVQRLRDAEDEQVLGSFRGTEGEVLAGVIQQGRDPRTVLVAVRGTEAVLPAHEQVPTEHYVHGERLRAYVLDVSRGAKGPSITLSRTHPGLVKKLFALEVPEVADGSVEITAIAREAGHRTKIAVRTSVAGLNAKGACIGPMGARVRAVMAELHGEKIDIIDHSDDPAQLVANALSPARVSSVTIVDAEARSARVVVPDYQLSLAIGKEGQNARLAAKLTGWRIDIRSDEGGTPGGATGGRDGDPAGSPETPEDPSGHVS
- the truB gene encoding tRNA pseudouridine(55) synthase TruB; translation: MATDGLVVVDKPAGLTSHDVVARVRRLAGTRKVGHAGTLDPMATGVLVLGIERATRLLTFVVGADKEYRATIRLGVSTTTDDAEGEVLTCADASGVDRAAIDAGIAVLTGAIDQVPSSVSAIKVDGRRAYARVRAGEQVELAARPVTVRSFDVHDVRRVPAEPGGGSPAVDVDVTVVCSSGTYVRALARDLGAGLGVGGHLTALRRTRVGGYGLDVARTLDELAADFTVLPVADAARAIFPARELDEAEARALSYGKRLPTAPSGPAGTATSPVAAFAPDGTLVALLADDGEGSRPVLVLAPA
- a CDS encoding polyribonucleotide nucleotidyltransferase, which encodes MEGPEIQFAEAIIDNGRFGTRTVRFETGRLARQAAGSAVAYLDGDTMLLSATTAGRHPKEQFDFFPLTVDVEERMYAAGRIPGSFFRREGRPSTEAILACRLIDRPLRPTFAKGLRNEVQVVITVMALHPDDAYDTLAINAASLSTQLSGLPFTGPIAGVRIALVDGQWVAFPRFSEKERAVFDMVVAGRVVTAEDGTPDVAIMMVEAEATVGSWNLIKNEGVAAPTEEVVAEGLEAAKPFLRALCEAQADLAARAAKPTQDFPRFLDYQDDVYAAIDAEVAGPLAEALTIADKQTRETRLDEIKATAIAALKDGFDGREKELSAAVRAVTKKLIRQRVLRDGVRIDGRGLADIRTLSAEVEVLPRVHGSALFERGETQILGVTTLNMLRMEQQLDTLAPETRKRYMHNYNFPPYSTGETGRVGSPKRREIGHGALAERALMPVLPSREDFPYAIRQVSEALGSNGSTSMGSVCASTLSLLNAGVPLRAPVAGIAMGLISDTVEGQTRYAALTDILGAEDAFGDMDFKVAGTREFVTAIQLDTKLDGIPASVLAGALTQARDARMFILDVMNEAIDVPDEMSPYAPRVISVQVPVDKIGEVIGPKGKMIKEIQEQTGADISIEDDGTVYIGATDGPSAEAARTMINAIANPHMPEIGERFVGTVVKTTTFGAFVSLSPGKDGLLHISQIRKLVGGKRVENVEDVLAVGQKVQVEIGEIDPRGKLSLHAVMDENAEADAAEQTEGSQA